ACTGCCGGCATTGGCTATCTCGGGTACAACGTATGGCTTGCCGAACTACGCCAGACGGCCCACGCTTGCACATCGCAGATGTCATCTGACAGGAGGTATGTCGTGACACAGTGCCTATTGAACGCCGGATACGACGTACTGCGCGTATACGACGACCACACCAAACGAATGCTCGCAGAGAGAACCTACGCCTGTGAGCCATCCAATATAACAATGGTGATCGCCGAGGGACGCACCTTCGACGGTTGTGCCGCCGAGAAGAGCAACATCACACTTCCTCCGTCGATACTGGATCAGGTACGTGCGCGACTGCCGTAACGACCATGCACACACGCCCACTCATTGCTGTCATCACGTCCTCGCAGGAGTAATACAAACCACTTCGTAGACCTAGCACCGATCTGCCATGTTCCGCGCCAGATCGTCGAGCAGCATCCGCGCGGTCGCCACGTTCGTCGCGACCGGCACGTTGTGCACGTCGCACGCACGCACCAGCGCGGTGATGTCCGGATCGTGCGGCTGCGCGGTCATCGGGTCGCGCAGGAACACGACGATGTCGACGCGGCCTTCGGCCAGTTCCGCCCCGATCTGCAGGTCGCCGCCGAGCGGCCCCGACAGCTTGCGCTCGACCTCGAGGCCGTGCGCGGCGGCGATGCGGCCGCCCGTCGTGCCCGTTCCGACCAGCCTGCATTGCGCGAGCGTCTCGCGGTACTGGCCCGCGAGCGCGACGATCTCGTCCTTCTTCGCGTCGTGCGCGATCAATGCGATGCGGGGTTTGCTCATCTCCGATTCCTTCGTGGGTCGATTGTTGTCGTATGCATGAATGGCGGCGCGCGCGTCAGAACGTGCCTGGATATGCACCGCCGTCGAGCAGCCAGTTCTGCCCGGTGATATAGCCGGCGTGCACGCTGCAGAGGAACGCGCACGCCGCGCCGAATTCGGCGCGCGTGCCGAGGCGCCCGGCCGGGATTTCCTTCGCGCGCCGCGTGCGCATCTCCTCGACCGTCACGCCCTGCGCCTTCGCAGACGCCGCGAGCGTCGTCGCGATCCGGTCGGTGTCGAACAGCCCGGGCAGCAGATTATTGATCGTCACACCCTGCCCCGCGACCTTGCGCGACAGCCCCGCGACGAAGCCGGTCAGCCCCGAGCGCGCACCGTTCGACAGCGCGAGCACGTCGATCGGCGCCTTCACGGCCGAACTCGTGAT
The sequence above is a segment of the Burkholderia diffusa genome. Coding sequences within it:
- a CDS encoding methylglyoxal synthase gives rise to the protein MSKPRIALIAHDAKKDEIVALAGQYRETLAQCRLVGTGTTGGRIAAAHGLEVERKLSGPLGGDLQIGAELAEGRVDIVVFLRDPMTAQPHDPDITALVRACDVHNVPVATNVATARMLLDDLARNMADRC